The following are encoded in a window of Caloenas nicobarica isolate bCalNic1 chromosome 32, bCalNic1.hap1, whole genome shotgun sequence genomic DNA:
- the LOC136000282 gene encoding olfactory receptor 14A16-like, translating to MSNSSSITQFILLAFTDTRELQLLHFWLFLGIYLAALLGNSLIITTIACDQHLHTPMYFFLLNLALLDLGCISTIIPKSMANSLWDTRVISYAGCAAQVFFIGFFFGAEYSLLTIMSYDRCIAICKPLHYGTLLGSRACVHMAAAAWETGFLYALLHTANTFSLPLCKGNVLDQFFCEVPQILKLSCSHYYLREGGILVFSAFLFFVCFVFIVLSYVQIFRAVLRIPSEQGRHKAFSTCLPHLAIVSLFIITGMFAYLKPPSISSPSLGVIVSVLYSVVPPVVNPLIYSMRNQELKNALWTVMTGCFLKQ from the coding sequence atgtccaacagcagctccatcacccagttcatcctcctggcattcacagacacacgggagctgcagctcttgcacttctggctcttcctgggcatctacctggctgccctcctgggcaacagcctcatcatcaccaccatagcctgtgaccagcacctccacacccccatgtacttcttcctgctcaacctcgccctcctcgacctgggctgtaTCTCCACCATtatccccaaatccatggccaactctctgtgggataccagggtcatttcctatgcgggatgtgctgcccaggtcttcttcaTAGGTTTCTtctttggtgcagagtattctctactcaccatcatgtcctatgaccgctgcattgccatctgcaaacccctgcactacgggaccctcctgggcagcagagcttgtgtccacatggcagcagctgcctgggagactgggtttctctatgctctgctaCAtacagccaatacattttcactgccactctgcaagggcaatgtcctggaccagttcttctgtgaagtcccccagatcctcaagctctcctgctcacactacTACCTCAGGGAAGGTGGAATTCTTGTTTTTAGtgcctttttattctttgtgtgttttgtgttcattgtctTGTCCTATGttcagatcttcagggccgtgctgaggatcccctctgagcagggacggcacaaagccttttctacctgtctccctcacctggccatCGTCTCCCTGTTTATCatcactggcatgtttgcctacctgaagcccccctccatctcctccccatccctgggtgTGATAGTTTCTGTTCTGTATTCAGTAGTTCCTCCAGTTGTGAATCctctcatctacagcatgaggaaccaggagctcaagaaTGCCCTATGGACAGTGATGACTggatgttttctgaagcaatga
- the LOC136000283 gene encoding olfactory receptor 14J1-like, with amino-acid sequence MSYDRYVAICKPLHYGTLLGSRACVHMAAAAWATGFLNALLHTANTFSLPLCKGNALDQFFCEIPQILKLSCSDAYLRELGLLVVGLLVIFGCFIFFLFSYVQIFRAVLRIPSEQGRHKAFSTCLPHLAVVSLFVSTAMFSYLKPPSISSPSLDLVVSVLYSVVPQKLPQGIVMVWPLTPFPALASLPSSQRLLFPKRMDTE; translated from the exons atgtcctacgaccgctacgttgccatctgcaaaccgctgcactacgggaccctcctgggcagcagagcttgtgtccacatggcagcagctgcctgggccactgggtttctcaatgctctgctgcacacggccaatacattttcactgccactgtgcaagggcaatgccctggaccagttcttctgtgaaatcccccagatcctcaagctctcctgctcagatgcctacctcagggaacttgggcttcttgtggttggTCTCTTAGTAatatttgggtgttttattttctttcttttctcgtatgtgcagatcttcagggccgtgctgaggatcccctctgagcagggacggcacaaagccttttccacgtgtctccctcacctggccgtggtctccctgtttgtcagcactgccatgttttcctacctgaagcccccctccatctcctccccatccctggacctggtggtctctgttctgtactcagtggtgcctcaa aagctgccccagggcatcgtcatggtCTGGCCCCTcacaccatttccagccctggcgtctctccccagctcacagaggttgctctTCCCTAAACGGATGGACACCGAATGa